The Polaribacter sp. KT25b genome contains the following window.
TTTCTGTAAACTAAACACGATAACGTTTTCGTTAAAATCCAAGAAATATTCATAAAGTATTAGTAATTTCGCAGCTCATAGACGAACTAAACTAGTAATTAATTATGCAAATTCATTCATTAGGTTTAGAAGATTTATCTGAAGATGAATATACCTTAATTGGTATTCATACAGCATTAGAAGATTTTAAGTTAGCCTATTTATTGAATAAAAACTTAAGTACCAGCTTTCAAAAAGCTATAGAAGATTTAATTATTGAGGATTTGCAAATAAAAGCATGTTTTTCAATTTTTAACTGCTCTATTAAAAAATATGATTTTGACTGGTTTTTAATTGCCAATAGTTCTAAAAGAGAAAATAAAACAGCATCAAATGAACTTCTACTAACATCAGAAACAAAAACATATTTAATTCAAGAAAAGAAAAAAGTAGATTTCTTTATTAAAATTGCTGGAGATTTAGAATATAATATACTGTCTAAAACAGTAGATAAGATAAAAAAAATAGATCAAGTAATAACTTGCTATTTAATAGATAAGAACACGTTAAAGTCTAAAGACTTTTTAATATTTTAGAAAATATGCCAAATAATAATAGAACCAAAATAGTTGCAACCCTAGGTCCTGCAGCTGACACAAAAGAAATGTTAACACAATTAGCTAGTAATGGTGTTAATGTTTTTAGAATTAATTTTTCTCATGCAGATTATGAAGATGTAAGAAGAAAAGTAACAATAATAAGAGAAATCAACAAAGAGAAAGGGTACAATGTAGCAGTTCTTGCAGATTTACAAGGTCCTAAATTACGTGTTGGTGTAATGGAAGAAGATGTAATTCTGGAAGATGGAGACACTTTTACATTTACTACAGATAAATGTATTGGAACTAAAGAAAAAGCTTTTATGACGTATCAACGTTTTCCTAAAGACGTAAAAGCTGGGGAAACTATTATGGTTGATGATGGTAAATTACGTTTCGAAGTAATCTCTACAAATAAAGAAAATGAAGTTGTTGTAAAAGTAATGGTTGGTGGACCTTTAAAGTCTAAAAAAGGTGTAAACTTACCTAATACAGCTATTTCTTTACCAGCTTTAACTAAAAAAGATAAAGAAGACGCTATTTTTGCAATTGGACTAGAAGTTGATTGGATTGCATTATCGTTTGTTAGAACTCCAGAAGATTTAAGATTGTTACGCGATTTAATTGCACAACATTCAGAATATAGAATTCCTATCGTTGCTAAAATTGAGAAACCAGAAGCTGTTGCAAATATAGATGCATTAATTCCTTATTGTGATGGATTAATGGTTGCTCGTGGAGATTTAGGTGTAGAAATACCGATGGAAGATGTGCCTTTAATTCAAAAGAAATTAGTTAGAAGGGCTAAAAGAGCAAGAATTCCTGTAATTATTGCTACACAAATGATGGAAACAATGATCGATAATCCTGTGCCAACAAGAGCAGAGGTAAATGATGTTGCAAATTCTATTATGGATGGTGCAGATGCTGTAATGCTTTCTGGAGAAACTTCTGTAGGTAAATTTCCTTTAAAAGTTATTCAAAAAATGACTGAAATCATTAAAGCTGTAGAAAACTCTAGAATGATTAAAGTACCACAAGAACCGCCTCATATAAGAACAAATAGATTTGTTACTAAATCTATCTGTTATCACGCTGCTTTAATGGCAAATGATACAGATGCAGCAGCAATTTGTACACTAACAAATAGTGGTTATACAGCCTTTCAAATTTCTTCTTGGAGACCAAGAACACATGTTTTGGCTTTTTCTACGGATAAAAGAATTTTAGGGAAATTAAATTTACTTTGGGGTGTTAGAGCTTTTTATTACGATAAAAATCTTTCTACAGACGATACCGTTGTAGATATTAATAATCTTGTCAAAGAAAAAGGTTTTGTTACGTCTGGAGACATCATTATTAACCTAGCATCTATGCCTGCAGAGGCTAGAGGAATGGTAAATACTTTACGTGTTTCTGAAATTGAGTAAAATCTATTTTTTGATATAAAAAGAAAGCGTTCTAAATTTTTAGAGCGCTTTTTTTGTGCTAAAATTTAATTTTTTAAAGTTCTATTTTTTTTACTGATAATAATAGCATCATTCCTTACAAAAGGTGTTTTGGGTTTTTAGAAAAATTCGAATTCGTTAATAAACCAAAAGAGATTTCTTTTAAAGTAATATCTAATTTTTTATCGTTATTGATACTAAAAAAAAAAGTTACATTTTTCATCAGAATCAACATAATGTTTTTTTACTTATTTTCTTTATATGTTGCAATGCATTAGTTAAAGAAAACGCTGTTTTTTTAGTTGGTTTTACATTAGTTAAATATGGTTTAATGTCAAAAAAAAACTACAAAAAATAATATATAAAATTATTATAATAGATAAAACAGAAGAAGCTCTTTTCATCTAAAAGAAAAGTTTTATAAAGATATAAATAAAAAAACTTTATTTAAATGTGGATTCAAACAGAATTTTCTGTAAATTTCAATCAACTTAAAAATCAACTTATTATGGGTATTAAAAGCTTTCAAGGAAAAAGAGACGAATCTCAAGGAAAAAATGATGAACAAATTTTAGTTTCTGATTATATGACAACTAAATTAATCACATTTAAAGCAGAAGATTCTTTAGATCATGTAATTAATTTACTAATTAAAAATAAAATTTCTGGAGGCCCAGTTGTAGATGATAAAAATGAGTTAATTGGTATTATTTCTGAAACCGATTGTATAAAACATATTTCTGAAAGTAAATACTATAATATGCCAACAGATACCAACAATACTGTAGGTAAATATATGGTTACCGATGTTGATACGATTGATAAAGATATGAATATTTTTGATGCTGCTTTTAAGTTTATTAGTTCTCACAGAAGAAGATTCCCAGTTGTAGAAAACGGAAAATTAATAGGTCAATTAAGTCAAAAAGATGTTTTAAAAGCAGCAATTAAGGTAAAAGGAAACACTTGGAAATAGGATGCTAATTTTTTTTCTTATTTACTTTTTGAAGCCTTTGTTTAATTTTTTTCATTTTATTGTCCATAGATTTTCTTTTAAGAGAATCAAGAGAATCTAATCTTTTTAAAATGGCTATGTCTTTTTGATTTAAAATTTGTTCTTGTTCTAGTTTTTTATCTTTTTGGTAAGATTCTAATTCTTTTTGTTCCTCTTTAATTTTATTATTGTTTTGTTTTCTGTACAAACTAAAACTAACAATTATAATAATGATTAAGATAATTATGGCAAATATTCCTGATCTTTTTTTCATTCTAAGATTCTTTTTTTATCAATAAAAATATATCATTTTCTAGTGCCAAGTAACCTTCGTTATACACATAAAAATAGGTGTTTCCTGTTTTAGTGGTGTAAATTGATGTAAAAAACTGAAAGTCGAAACCTTTATCGTATAAATTAGTTCTTGTTACTTTTGTTTTACCAGATATATTTAATTCTGATAAAATTTTATAGTTTTTTCGAAGCCGATTATTAATATTTCTAATAAGGTTTTTACTGTCTTTATTTACTTTGTTATTGTATGCATTTCTGCAATGATCAGAGCAGAATTTTTTATCAACTCTGCCTTTAACAGGTTCTTTACATTCTAAACAAATTCTTTTTTCCATAGCTTTTTTTCATTTTTCACACTTCAATTTCCCCCCAATTTTCTCCAGATTTTATTCTATACAATTGCATTGTAGTTACTCCAAATTGGCTTGCAATAATTCGTAATCTGGTTCTTCTATTAGGATCTAATAACTTTTTCTTAATTACCCTAACTTTTGCTTCAGATAATTTGGCACTCGTTTTTAAACCTAATTTCTTTTTCCTTTCTGGATTTGTTAATTGATGTACAGTTAGTTCTTTTTGATTTACCCATTTTAAATTTTGGACGTAATTATCTGTTAAATCATGGTTTTTATGAATAACAAATTTTGAATCTTCTTTTTTTTCTAGGAACAAAAAAGCAACAGCCCTGTGTACGTAAAAACTTCTAACTTTGTTTTTACTGTTTGTATAAGAAAGAGTTTCAAATTTATTAATGATGCCTTTTTTATATAATTTAAATTCTTCGGCTCCTTTTTTCTTTTTTTGAACTCTTCCGTAATTCGATACTAATATTTCTTCTTTTTCAAAATTGCAATCAGCTAAATCAAAAGCTTTCCAGCTTTCATTTCTAAATGATTTCATATTGATGTTTTAATTTGTGTAAATATACACATTTATACGTTTACAAACGACTACAAATAATTACAACCGAAAGTAAATGCTTTATAACCGAATAAAATTGCTATTGTGTTTCATCTTTGCAGTGTCTAAACGAATAGACAAAAACAAATTATAAATAATCTAAAACCTTATCTTATGAGTACGTTAAGAAACAAAGTACAGTTAATTGGAAACTTAGGCAAAAACCCAGAAATTATTTCTTTAGAAAGTGGAAAAAAGTTAGCAAAATTTTCTCTTGCAACTAACGAAAGTTATAAAAATGCACAAGGAGAAAAAGTAACAGATACACAATGGCACAACATTGTTGCTTGGAATAAAACTGCAGAAATTATAGAAAAATACGTAGTAAAAGGAAATGAGATTGTTATAGAAGGCAAGTTAACTTCAAGAAGTTATGAAACCAAAGATGGTGAAAAAAGATACATTACAGAAGTTGTTTGTAGCGAACTTTTGATGCTCGGAAATAACCAATAGAAATATTTAGGTAAATTTGAAAGCTTTAAGAAAGACTAACTTTATGTTGGTCTTTTTTGGTTTGAGGAATTTAATTATTCCATCTATTTTAATCATAATTTGAAACAAACTTTAGAGTTTCATTTTTTAAAGCAGATAATTAAAAATTGGTTAAGGTTAATATATGCTTAATCTAACAATAATTAATTTTTGTAACTTACAACATCAATTTAAAAATCGACTTCTATGCCAAACTACACTTTACATATTAACGGAAAAGAACGAACTGTAACTGCAGATGCAGATACACCTTTGTTATGGGTTTTAAGAGATGAACTCAATTTAGTAGGTACAAAATTTGGTTGCGGAATTGCACAATGTGGTGCTTGTACTGTTCATATAGATGGTGTTGCAACAAGAAGTTGCCAAATGCAAGTTTCTATTTTAGATGATGTAAAAATCACAACAATTGAAGGTTTATCAGAAGATGGTAAACATCCAGTACAAGAAGCTTGGAAAGAAATTGATGTGCCACAATGTGGCTATTGTCAAGCAGGTCAAATAATGACAGCTTCTGCTTTTTTATCAGAAAATAATAATCCATCAGAAGAAGAAATTAGAGAAGCAATGCATAGTAATATTTGCAGATGCGCTTCTTATAATAGAATTGAAAAAGCGGTAAAAGTTGCTGCAGAAAAAATGTTATAATTAACTAAACTACTTAAAAATGAAATCTCAAAAAAAAGATAATTTTAGCAGAAGAAGTTTCTTAAAAACTTCGCTTTTAGCAAGTGGTGGAATGTTAATTGGATTCAATTTACTTTCAGCCTGCAAACCAGAAGCAATAATGCCTGTAGATATTGAAAGCTTAAATTTTAATGATTTTAATGCATTTATTAAAATTTCTGATGAAGGTTATATAACCATTTTTTCTCCAAATCCAGAAATTGGTCAAGGTGTAAAAACAGCTATGCCAATGATTATTGCAGAAGAATTAGATGTAGAATGGAATAAAGTAAATGTAGTTCAAGGGGCTTTAGATACTAAAAATTTTCAAAGGCAAATTGCAGGAGGAAGTCAATCTATTCGTTTTGGTTGGGATGCTTTAAGGCAAACAGGCGCAACTGCAAAACAGCTATTAGTAAATGCAGCTGCTGCAAAATGGAATGTTGATGCAACTACTTGTAAAGCATCAAAAGGAATAATAACCAATGCAAATGGAGATCAATTAGGTTATGGAGATGTTGTAAAAGAAGCTGCTTTATTAGAAGTGCCTGATAATGTAAAATTGAAAGAAATTAAAGATTTTACAATTATTGGTCAAGAAATTGTAAATGTAGATATTGATAAAATTATTACAGGAAAACCACTTTTTGGGTTGGATTATAAAACCGAAGGAATGTTATATGCTTCTGTTTTAAGACCGCCAGCTTTTGGTCAAAAATTAGAAAGTTTTGATGCAACTGAAGCAAAGAAAGTGAAAGGTGTAATTGATGTGATAACAATTGGTGATAAAGTAAGAAAATATGTAGAGTCTGATAAGAGAAACTGGACATTTACAATGGCTGAAACTGATAAAGTAGTGGTAATTGCAGAAAATACCTGGGCAGCAATAAAAGGTAAAAAAGCACTTTCTGCAATATGGAAATCAGATTCTGAATTAGAAAATACTGCAGCTCATGATAAATTTTTAAACGAGATTTTAGATGGTAAAAAGTTTAATACAAGAAGAGAAGACGGCAACATAGAACAAGCTTTTTCTGATGCAGATAAAGTGATTGAGAAAACATATCATTCGCCTTTTTTACCGCATAATTGTATGGAACCTATGAATTTTTATGCTGATGTTTCTTCAGAAAAAATACACTTAGCAGGTCCTGTTCAAACACCAGAATATGCAGCCCAAGTTGTTGCAGATTTATTGGGTTATGATTTGGAGAAAGTTTCTGTAGAAATGACCAGAATGGGTGGAGGTTTTGGAAGAAGACTGTATGGAGATTTTGTGTATGAAGCTGCAGAAATATCAAATGCAATTAAAAAACCAGTTAAATTAATTTCTACAAGAGAAGATGATATGACAATGGGAGTTTATCGACCTTCCATAAAATATAGAATAAAAGCATCCATCAAAGATGGAAAAGTAACAGGATATTATTTAAAAGAAGCTGCAATAAATGGAAATATGTACGGCTTAATTCCAAACTTTTTTCCTGCAGGATGTATTCCAAACTTTAAAGTAGATACCGCAAATTATAAAAGTAATATTACAACAGGAGCTTGGAGAGCACCTTATACCAACTTTTTAGCATTTGCAGAACAAAGTTTCTTTGATGAATTAGCATCAGAATTAAATATTGATACCATTCAATTGCGTTTAGATTTATTACAAAATGTAAAAAATACTTCTGATAAAAAAATAGAATATTCTGGTCAAAGAATGGAAGATACTATTAAGTTAGTGCGTGAAAAAGGAAATTGGGGCAAAACTGAAAAAGGAACTTACCAAGGGTTTTCTGCTTACTATAGCCATAATACGCATGTTGCAGAAATTGCAGAAATTGTTTTAAAAGACGGATTTCCAATTGTTAAAAAAGTAACAGTTGCTGTAGATTGTGGAGTTGTAGTAAACCCAACAGGCGCAAGAAACCAAGTTGTAGGTGGAGTTTTAGACGGAATTGGTCATGCAATGTATGCTGATTTTTCTTTTAAAGAAGGAAAACCAGATTCCCAAAATTTTGACACATATAGATTAATTAGAATGCAAGAAACACCTAAAGTTGAAGTTCATTTTGTTGAAAATAATTTATCTCCTACAGGTTTAGGAGAACCAGGTTTACCACCTGCAGGTGGTGCAGTTGCCAATGCAATTAATGCAGCATTAGGACAAAGAATTTACAGTCAGCCTTTTATTAAGGAACTTAAAAATAGTGCCGTTTTAGGATAAAGAGTAGTTCTTTAAACCAAAAAATGCCGCAATTTGCGGCATTTTTTGGCTTTATTATTTTTGAAACTTAGTTTCCACCAGATTCTATTTTTGCATCATTTACCATTTTATCATTTGGTACAATTGCAACATTTACTC
Protein-coding sequences here:
- a CDS encoding IPExxxVDY family protein, whose protein sequence is MQIHSLGLEDLSEDEYTLIGIHTALEDFKLAYLLNKNLSTSFQKAIEDLIIEDLQIKACFSIFNCSIKKYDFDWFLIANSSKRENKTASNELLLTSETKTYLIQEKKKVDFFIKIAGDLEYNILSKTVDKIKKIDQVITCYLIDKNTLKSKDFLIF
- the pyk gene encoding pyruvate kinase, coding for MPNNNRTKIVATLGPAADTKEMLTQLASNGVNVFRINFSHADYEDVRRKVTIIREINKEKGYNVAVLADLQGPKLRVGVMEEDVILEDGDTFTFTTDKCIGTKEKAFMTYQRFPKDVKAGETIMVDDGKLRFEVISTNKENEVVVKVMVGGPLKSKKGVNLPNTAISLPALTKKDKEDAIFAIGLEVDWIALSFVRTPEDLRLLRDLIAQHSEYRIPIVAKIEKPEAVANIDALIPYCDGLMVARGDLGVEIPMEDVPLIQKKLVRRAKRARIPVIIATQMMETMIDNPVPTRAEVNDVANSIMDGADAVMLSGETSVGKFPLKVIQKMTEIIKAVENSRMIKVPQEPPHIRTNRFVTKSICYHAALMANDTDAAAICTLTNSGYTAFQISSWRPRTHVLAFSTDKRILGKLNLLWGVRAFYYDKNLSTDDTVVDINNLVKEKGFVTSGDIIINLASMPAEARGMVNTLRVSEIE
- a CDS encoding CBS domain-containing protein, whose translation is MGIKSFQGKRDESQGKNDEQILVSDYMTTKLITFKAEDSLDHVINLLIKNKISGGPVVDDKNELIGIISETDCIKHISESKYYNMPTDTNNTVGKYMVTDVDTIDKDMNIFDAAFKFISSHRRRFPVVENGKLIGQLSQKDVLKAAIKVKGNTWK
- a CDS encoding HNH endonuclease; translated protein: MKSFRNESWKAFDLADCNFEKEEILVSNYGRVQKKKKGAEEFKLYKKGIINKFETLSYTNSKNKVRSFYVHRAVAFLFLEKKEDSKFVIHKNHDLTDNYVQNLKWVNQKELTVHQLTNPERKKKLGLKTSAKLSEAKVRVIKKKLLDPNRRTRLRIIASQFGVTTMQLYRIKSGENWGEIEV
- a CDS encoding single-stranded DNA-binding protein, which produces MSTLRNKVQLIGNLGKNPEIISLESGKKLAKFSLATNESYKNAQGEKVTDTQWHNIVAWNKTAEIIEKYVVKGNEIVIEGKLTSRSYETKDGEKRYITEVVCSELLMLGNNQ
- a CDS encoding (2Fe-2S)-binding protein encodes the protein MPNYTLHINGKERTVTADADTPLLWVLRDELNLVGTKFGCGIAQCGACTVHIDGVATRSCQMQVSILDDVKITTIEGLSEDGKHPVQEAWKEIDVPQCGYCQAGQIMTASAFLSENNNPSEEEIREAMHSNICRCASYNRIEKAVKVAAEKML
- a CDS encoding xanthine dehydrogenase family protein molybdopterin-binding subunit codes for the protein MKSQKKDNFSRRSFLKTSLLASGGMLIGFNLLSACKPEAIMPVDIESLNFNDFNAFIKISDEGYITIFSPNPEIGQGVKTAMPMIIAEELDVEWNKVNVVQGALDTKNFQRQIAGGSQSIRFGWDALRQTGATAKQLLVNAAAAKWNVDATTCKASKGIITNANGDQLGYGDVVKEAALLEVPDNVKLKEIKDFTIIGQEIVNVDIDKIITGKPLFGLDYKTEGMLYASVLRPPAFGQKLESFDATEAKKVKGVIDVITIGDKVRKYVESDKRNWTFTMAETDKVVVIAENTWAAIKGKKALSAIWKSDSELENTAAHDKFLNEILDGKKFNTRREDGNIEQAFSDADKVIEKTYHSPFLPHNCMEPMNFYADVSSEKIHLAGPVQTPEYAAQVVADLLGYDLEKVSVEMTRMGGGFGRRLYGDFVYEAAEISNAIKKPVKLISTREDDMTMGVYRPSIKYRIKASIKDGKVTGYYLKEAAINGNMYGLIPNFFPAGCIPNFKVDTANYKSNITTGAWRAPYTNFLAFAEQSFFDELASELNIDTIQLRLDLLQNVKNTSDKKIEYSGQRMEDTIKLVREKGNWGKTEKGTYQGFSAYYSHNTHVAEIAEIVLKDGFPIVKKVTVAVDCGVVVNPTGARNQVVGGVLDGIGHAMYADFSFKEGKPDSQNFDTYRLIRMQETPKVEVHFVENNLSPTGLGEPGLPPAGGAVANAINAALGQRIYSQPFIKELKNSAVLG